A genomic segment from Aegilops tauschii subsp. strangulata cultivar AL8/78 chromosome 1, Aet v6.0, whole genome shotgun sequence encodes:
- the LOC109756264 gene encoding serine carboxypeptidase-like 34 — protein sequence MAAQELDRVASLPGAPSYSYAFKHYSGYVTTDEHLGKALFYWFFEATEKPDDKPLVLWLNGGPGCSSVGFGQAQELGPFLVKKEVPELELNPYAWNQAANLLFLDSPAGVGFSYTNTSFEIDPPGDNSTAHGSYAFLVRWFQRFPQHKMKEFYIAGESYAGHYIPQLANAIVEENKKASKENYINLKGILIGNAYMDGDTDLQGIVDSAWHHAIISDTLYSAFLKSCDFSMEILSPECDAALSEFFLLYKLIDVYSLYTPYCDLGYPALNASSSANIGVGQTNGRMPMGFDPCTQTYATEYLNREDVQRALHANTTGMPYPYVLCRNSINAVWKDSDMTVVPIVKKLAEEGLRIWIFSGDTDARIPTTSTRYTLKKLGLPIKEDWSPWFSHKQVGGWSVVYDGLTFVTVRGAGHMVPTSLPEQALELFKHFLANHNLPSKPF from the exons ATGGCCGCGCAAGAGCTTGACCGTGTCGCGTCACTGCCGGGGGCGCCGAGCTACTCATATGCGTTCAAACACTACTCCGGGTACGTCACGACCGACGAGCACCTCGGCAAGGCACTGTTCTACTGGTTCTTCGAGGCTACGGAGAAACCTGATGATAAGCCACTTGTCCTATGGTTAAATGGAG GACCTGGCTGTTCTTCTGTAGGGTTTGGGCAGGCGCAGGAGCTCGGGCCATTTCTTGTGAAGAAAGAAGTGCCTGAGCTTGAGCTCAACCCGTATGCCTGGAACCAAG CTGCCAACTTGCTGTTCCTGGACTCTCCAGCGGGTGTTGGATTTTCATACACGAACACGTCTTTCGAAATAGATCCACCGGGAGACAATTCCACAG CACACGGTTCATATGCTTTCCTCGTCAGGTGGTTTCAGAGGTTCCCCCAGCACAAAATGAAAGAGTTCTACATAGCTGGAGAGAGCTACGCAG GACACTACATTCCGCAGTTAGCGAATGCCATCGTGGAGGAGAACAAGAAGGCCTccaaagaaaactacataaaccTCAAAGGCATCCTG ATCGGGAACGCGTACATGGACGGGGACACAGACTTGCAGGGGATCGTGGACTCGGCGTGGCACCACGCCATCATCTCCGACACGCTCTACAGCGCCTTCCTCAAGTCGTGCGACTTCAGCATGGAGATCCTGTCTCCGGAGTGCGACGCGGCACTGAGCGAGTTCTTTCTTCTCTACAAACTCATAGACGTCTACAGCCTCTACACCCCCTACTGCGACCTCGGGTACCCGGCTTTGAACGCCTCATCCTCGGCGAACATCGGAGTCGGACAGACCAACGGCCGT ATGCCAATGGGCTTCGATCCATGCACGCAGACGTACGCCACGGAGTATCTGAACCGTGAGGACGTGCAGAGGGCTCTGCATGCCAACACCACGGGAATGCCGTATCCCTACGTTCTCTGCCG CAATAGCATCAACGCTGTGTGGAAGGATTCCGACATGACGGTCGTCcccatcgtcaagaagctcgcggaggAAGGGCTTCGCATATGGATTTTCAGCGGCGACACGGATGCAAGGATCCCTACGACGTCGACGAGGTACACGCTGAAGAAGCTCGGCCTGCCCATCAAGGAGGACTGGTCGCCATGGTTCAGTCACAAGCAG GTTGGTGGATGGAGTGTGGTGTACGATGGCCTGACATTTGTCACGGTGAGAGGAGCCGGGCACATGGTGCCAACGTCGCTGCCCGAGCAGGCGCTGGAGCTCTTCAAGCACTTCCTCGCCAACCACAACCTCCCCTCCAAGCCCTTCTAG